The following are from one region of the Microbacterium sp. cx-55 genome:
- a CDS encoding DUF3846 domain-containing protein, translating into MVRGILIPAAEQRDPELRSFAMLEDYQAAVGGWIEAVDVPGLGVTMYVNEMGLIRGLPFNRRATFLWWYHLPSVRNQARLAGDAILVGWPDPEGNNTDAPREVERHVLGGGFHRVQLRDEGMEEWRDDLAPGQP; encoded by the coding sequence ATGGTGCGTGGCATTCTCATCCCGGCCGCGGAACAGCGCGACCCGGAACTCAGATCGTTCGCGATGCTCGAGGACTACCAGGCAGCGGTTGGCGGCTGGATTGAGGCTGTTGATGTTCCCGGCTTGGGCGTCACGATGTACGTCAACGAAATGGGGCTGATCCGTGGTCTGCCGTTCAACCGGCGCGCGACATTTCTTTGGTGGTATCACCTGCCATCAGTGAGGAATCAAGCGCGGCTCGCCGGAGATGCAATTTTGGTTGGCTGGCCGGACCCGGAAGGGAACAACACAGACGCACCACGTGAGGTCGAGCGGCACGTACTCGGCGGTGGTTTTCACCGCGTACAGCTACGAGATGAAGGGATGGAGGAGTGGCGAGATGACCTCGCTCCTGGCCAGCCCTAG
- a CDS encoding BsuBI/PstI family type II restriction endonuclease, which yields MRPVISATEAERRLLIIFPRGAFDTVMSSRLAGAAVAALIYVDAIWTEDAATTFWGRPSMVTWMSEAMRARMDDSSRVAWRTAAAKNSEKVVALMESWSVSPTTSYADNSRETLRDETFRRWLEIGAVRQRSGVPKTSSKGRWALEPHFADLFDPALKDVATRAAAWRESHLSPSAKIRVQFALEGDEAKHAVTVALPSRSDTRRLEAGRASLILKGVMEDWAPSRLRKPYVITISEPGNKVFIPDQALLATLGLSIDTSDLLPDAIIADVDDDVLFWFIEVANSDGVIDEGRQAKLLSWAQQQSIDPAQCRFLTAFLSRGDTAARKRLKDLAPNSFAFFAAEPGHELAWYPL from the coding sequence ATGAGACCAGTCATCTCGGCAACGGAAGCCGAACGCCGACTACTGATCATCTTTCCGCGCGGCGCCTTCGACACCGTTATGTCGAGTCGTCTGGCCGGCGCAGCGGTCGCTGCCCTCATCTACGTCGATGCCATCTGGACGGAAGACGCGGCGACAACATTCTGGGGACGCCCATCAATGGTGACTTGGATGTCTGAAGCTATGCGAGCACGTATGGACGATAGTTCTCGCGTCGCCTGGCGGACCGCTGCCGCGAAGAACAGCGAGAAGGTTGTAGCCCTGATGGAGTCGTGGAGCGTGTCTCCCACAACAAGCTACGCAGACAATTCTCGTGAGACGCTACGAGACGAGACTTTCCGTCGATGGCTAGAAATCGGCGCCGTTCGTCAGCGCTCGGGCGTTCCGAAGACCTCCAGCAAAGGGCGCTGGGCCCTAGAGCCGCACTTCGCGGACCTTTTTGATCCCGCGCTCAAAGATGTCGCTACTCGCGCCGCCGCATGGAGAGAATCCCATTTGTCTCCTTCCGCAAAGATCCGAGTTCAGTTCGCACTCGAAGGCGACGAGGCGAAACACGCTGTTACGGTCGCCTTGCCAAGCCGATCGGACACGCGTCGTCTCGAAGCAGGACGTGCGTCGCTCATCCTCAAGGGCGTCATGGAGGATTGGGCACCCTCGCGACTCCGTAAGCCATATGTCATCACGATCAGCGAGCCTGGAAACAAGGTCTTCATCCCGGATCAAGCACTTCTCGCGACGCTAGGGCTGTCGATTGACACCTCCGACCTTCTTCCCGATGCAATCATTGCCGACGTGGACGACGACGTCTTGTTCTGGTTCATCGAGGTTGCCAACTCTGACGGTGTAATCGATGAAGGTCGCCAAGCCAAGCTGCTCTCTTGGGCCCAGCAGCAGTCCATCGATCCCGCACAATGCCGGTTCTTGACGGCCTTTCTGTCCCGCGGCGACACAGCAGCACGCAAACGTTTGAAGGACTTGGCGCCCAACTCATTCGCGTTCTTCGCGGCGGAGCCAGGGCACGAGCTCGCCTGGTACCCGCTGTAG
- a CDS encoding DUF5677 domain-containing protein: protein MTNERAAEKELAGVQAWISAEAPGLAEDFLQLGRESRARREAKEADVAERIAHLWARGWTVFDAVVAAMEQSAALMFDRSEIEDNHAPTREALMLIQSASTLTLREIQVLLRAGYLSGASARWRALHELAVTAILVAEGGPDIAQRYLDHGIMTQFVRLEEFYRQPHPEAPSDEERAERLTLVRDLTAKHTLADETIAFGRPYGWATPLMPRRRDGKFHEPSFTRLETAARQADMRLLVQHGAHGHVHHDAGAVRTAVLVGGTKLIAGPRDDEIPSVAVPALRTVVSVAAATHMGFEPEFSEFGKLISLTAASIADLSMRGVDEFKNVHRSTRLLF from the coding sequence ATGACCAACGAACGTGCCGCCGAGAAGGAACTCGCCGGAGTGCAGGCTTGGATTTCAGCGGAGGCCCCTGGCTTGGCAGAGGATTTTCTACAGCTCGGTCGTGAAAGCCGCGCACGTCGGGAAGCCAAAGAGGCAGACGTCGCGGAACGTATCGCGCACCTATGGGCTCGCGGCTGGACCGTATTCGACGCTGTTGTCGCCGCAATGGAGCAGAGCGCAGCGCTGATGTTTGATCGTTCGGAGATCGAGGACAACCACGCACCGACGCGGGAAGCCCTGATGCTGATTCAGAGCGCCTCGACGCTCACATTGCGAGAAATCCAGGTACTCCTCCGAGCGGGTTACCTCTCGGGTGCATCAGCTCGATGGAGGGCGCTGCATGAGCTGGCGGTGACGGCGATCCTGGTAGCCGAAGGTGGACCCGATATCGCCCAGCGCTACCTCGACCACGGCATCATGACCCAGTTCGTCCGGCTCGAAGAGTTCTACCGTCAACCACACCCCGAAGCGCCGTCCGATGAGGAACGCGCGGAGCGTCTGACGCTAGTTCGAGACCTAACCGCGAAGCACACGCTCGCAGACGAGACGATTGCGTTCGGCCGCCCGTATGGGTGGGCAACACCTCTCATGCCCCGGCGTCGAGACGGCAAGTTTCACGAGCCCTCATTCACCCGTCTCGAGACCGCCGCGCGTCAAGCCGACATGCGATTACTCGTCCAGCACGGCGCTCACGGTCACGTCCACCATGATGCGGGCGCGGTTAGGACAGCGGTCTTGGTCGGCGGGACGAAGCTCATCGCGGGACCGCGAGACGACGAGATCCCGTCAGTCGCGGTCCCCGCGCTTCGCACGGTTGTTAGTGTTGCGGCCGCCACCCACATGGGATTCGAACCGGAATTCAGCGAGTTCGGCAAGCTCATAAGCTTGACCGCCGCGTCCATTGCCGACCTCTCCATGCGCGGCGTCGATGAGTTCAAGAACGTGCATCGTTCGACCCGCCTTCTCTTCTGA
- a CDS encoding PA14 domain-containing protein: MTDFPRNAKCECEVEWLLLIVVRDATPRHKPETYLCVRSVLPEWHTGAPVAVRILNGAFVIRRVKFVALAALLVASLSIGVSVPAQAIDFGATTSTDEEPKDDSPALPAQPLPEEAPAEVEGTPDGTAIEPGVSAPAIPDLTQLPTAATGGAEDIETGKSIDVAGLEVVSRSETTTTYETESGSLVDAISMTPQNVQKDDGSWAEINTSVRRTDDGVTVADHPLEPVFADSAGDGKTVTVSRDGHEVSFGLVGAEDASVQTPFWWWDDWDTVTYRDVADDVDMEYEVQKGAVKETLILKDVPSRSRWTWRLDAGTLTPSLGEANTLELADADGEVVLTVPTPMAWDSSGVEGESSPATIPLRVALAQAADGSWRYTLGADPAWLANDDRVYPVFVDPTATWYPSSRDGYKSDGTHFSGQMHVGNTRENNTNRYWRSIIGIDYGSLPNYFIANAQLAVAYQGYDTAVQEGWVQHASAFSYNGMGTHVGYYHLGTGTAQTEGSGFVQRLVDRFKVGDRPAWMIGGWEGGSYSHKQIDAAMYIEYYEYPIITQGAPAADKTGVSLTPTLSPASLWWPGTAGWLGYEVASDPGMTNVIAASGWLSGSGTVSWKVPANVLQPGRDYYWRASVVDNYNGHLGQSTQRSTGVRKFSTNQVPLPDGAWASPGVTGVSGAAQTVTTLAPKLQVAAVNDTDATGGNMKYQFKIATGSDAKSGAVVTSGWITAVNGIASWTVPAGTLQDGGVYSWTVATYDGQDKNYANTWVKRIRADLRLGANGPSPYDSAGGINVNLANGNGNLSFSSPTVRTLGGEMGMSFSYNTQEVPNANKGLTAEYFDARVNGVVPSAPSGYTFDNKTPVLVRTDPSVSFQWGTNAPADAVPTDHFLTRWSGFLTLPASYVGKNLTFGANHDDGLKLRYGGQELVSKWQGGGWTTAASTTVAGVGEAVPIQIEYYEQTGAAYVELWVEYTAEGATAPTRTLLQPNWFTKKVQTLPVGWGSSTPIGGATSRWVTAMITDSSVVLTDSAGKAHTYSKTSSGGYTPPAGEYGTVSLDGNGWVVLSDEDGTVYQFGKEGRVVSATPSADIKKSASPQVQLGANGVAQAVVDPVSKSGTEYLRKIMFTYQNGQQSTCPERTGEGFAKAPVDMLCEVAYPDGSSTQVFYNANGQLAAIVDPGDALTLFGYGSNGLLAQVRGVDANDSRPLTTATLSTDKATVAITYADSDGRKKIASIKLPAPDGVTSSTRPTRSYDYSIQGKTVVTSAGTAGPVSTVMYDEAWRQTSVMSAMGATSTRVWDPIKDLVLSSTESNGLASTRIYDNTDRPIEGYGPGPVACFGADRKPLANSASLAACGIVPAKSSTSYDGGMNGLQAAYYTNTKSLSGKPAAYALGIGTADGTVNRDWGTSAPAAGVSADGFSIRLMGLVTFPQAGTYTLRSYSDDGVRIWLNDVLQVNRWVDQGATDSDSQPFTVAAGETRRIRLEYFENSGAALLNLQWKTPGASSFALIPGAQLRPDYGLVTQSVSEDVGAPSVVTATSYQNPWTGQATSTSVDPAGLNLTTRTGFEDPASSALWMRPISRTLPAAVAANNVSDATSTKRVYYSDLGQITTNTCGVVNVAQYGMLKSLTGPTPASGAAVTTSYVYDVLGRVVGTKVSGDSGWSCTTYDARGRVVAQTIKGATSAATRTMTTTHIPNLNGSTTSITGPPIAGSNTSAISTSVDFLARVTSYSDVWGTVTTPTYEPLTGRLTKVTTTAVGLPTAVTDYAYDLDGKVTSVTYNGQTYASPTYDAMQQLEQVAYLGGSAVSIGRDRRGLIQSQSWTFDNAAPVSDTVSRSRAGRITGELLSRPGTAQLQSSYTYDAAGRLSVANIPGHRLDYGYSATIDCGANLAAGKSGNRTSLTDRRYDPILGEIVKNARYCFDWADRLTSSSVSTSVIGANRGVPGSDLDDASLTEAELAYDQRGNTTRLADMLLSYDSSNRHVQTTYDNGTVVSISRDPAGRIAARTVAPGGGVTAMTTKYLYSGAGDAPWAIVPSNGPASTVLSLPGGVSVDIPSAGVATWSYPSIQGHTLVTGDGQTTSDLKLYDPDGRSVDPEGYSAEIAEQGDSGAVDDTSGWHESGQKIIETSGSMMIIEMGARLYVPALARFLQIDPIDGAGVNSYAWPTDPIGAHDLSGLRPIGACDYAGQCKSTTSLTLKSGDVLEKGRSYTRSGSVGSARIEVKIEWVGRGWRVIVPRDQLYLTSRGGFVQFVKFDDIIRITGPAVDTPAMRQQWDCHSWGGPMDGLTNNPEWDLEFVRRSNPGWGTPVEAFSNYWKAGRMPGGVCNWGG; encoded by the coding sequence GTGACTGATTTTCCTCGCAATGCCAAATGTGAATGTGAGGTCGAGTGGTTGCTGCTGATCGTTGTGCGAGACGCAACACCGCGTCACAAACCTGAAACTTACCTGTGTGTACGCTCAGTGTTGCCTGAATGGCATACGGGGGCGCCGGTCGCGGTGCGCATTTTGAACGGGGCGTTCGTGATTCGTCGGGTGAAGTTTGTCGCGCTAGCGGCATTGCTGGTTGCGTCATTGTCTATCGGGGTTTCGGTCCCTGCGCAGGCGATCGACTTCGGGGCCACGACGTCTACGGACGAGGAGCCAAAGGATGATTCTCCGGCGCTGCCGGCACAACCACTTCCAGAAGAGGCACCTGCGGAGGTCGAAGGCACCCCGGACGGCACAGCGATAGAGCCGGGCGTGTCTGCTCCGGCGATTCCGGATCTGACACAACTACCGACGGCGGCTACCGGAGGCGCCGAGGACATCGAGACAGGCAAGTCGATTGATGTGGCGGGTCTTGAGGTGGTGTCTCGTTCCGAAACCACGACGACGTATGAAACGGAATCGGGTTCGTTGGTCGATGCGATCTCGATGACGCCGCAGAACGTCCAAAAGGACGACGGTTCGTGGGCTGAGATCAACACGTCGGTGCGGCGCACAGATGACGGGGTCACGGTCGCTGACCACCCGTTGGAGCCAGTATTTGCCGACTCGGCCGGTGACGGAAAAACGGTGACCGTGTCGAGAGACGGGCATGAGGTCTCGTTCGGGTTAGTGGGTGCCGAAGATGCGAGTGTCCAGACGCCGTTCTGGTGGTGGGATGACTGGGACACAGTGACGTACCGGGACGTCGCAGACGACGTCGACATGGAATACGAGGTCCAGAAAGGCGCGGTCAAGGAGACACTGATCCTGAAAGACGTTCCGTCGAGATCGCGATGGACCTGGCGGTTAGACGCAGGCACTCTCACGCCTAGTCTGGGCGAAGCCAACACGCTGGAATTGGCCGACGCTGACGGTGAAGTCGTGCTTACTGTGCCGACGCCGATGGCGTGGGACTCGTCCGGCGTGGAAGGCGAATCGTCTCCCGCGACTATCCCGCTACGGGTCGCACTGGCGCAGGCAGCGGACGGTTCGTGGCGCTACACTCTCGGCGCGGATCCCGCGTGGCTCGCGAACGACGACCGCGTCTACCCGGTGTTTGTCGACCCCACAGCCACCTGGTATCCGAGCTCACGAGACGGCTACAAGTCGGATGGAACGCACTTCAGTGGACAGATGCATGTAGGCAACACCCGCGAGAACAACACCAACCGCTACTGGCGCTCGATCATCGGTATCGACTACGGCAGTCTTCCGAACTACTTCATCGCGAACGCCCAGCTGGCGGTTGCATATCAGGGGTATGACACTGCAGTCCAGGAAGGCTGGGTGCAGCACGCGAGCGCATTCAGCTACAACGGTATGGGCACTCACGTCGGCTACTACCATCTCGGGACTGGTACAGCTCAAACGGAAGGATCCGGCTTTGTTCAGCGACTAGTCGACCGCTTCAAGGTCGGTGATCGCCCAGCCTGGATGATCGGTGGATGGGAGGGCGGTAGCTACTCCCATAAGCAGATCGATGCCGCCATGTACATCGAGTACTACGAGTATCCGATCATCACGCAAGGCGCACCTGCGGCCGATAAGACAGGAGTTTCACTCACTCCCACGCTGAGTCCGGCAAGCCTGTGGTGGCCGGGCACGGCCGGATGGCTCGGGTACGAGGTCGCATCGGATCCCGGAATGACAAACGTTATTGCGGCATCTGGGTGGCTCTCAGGGTCGGGGACCGTTTCGTGGAAGGTTCCCGCGAATGTTCTCCAGCCAGGACGTGATTACTACTGGCGGGCAAGTGTTGTCGACAACTACAACGGTCACCTCGGGCAGTCCACACAGCGATCTACCGGAGTCCGAAAGTTCTCGACAAATCAAGTTCCGCTTCCGGACGGCGCATGGGCGTCTCCTGGAGTTACCGGGGTATCAGGCGCTGCTCAGACGGTGACGACTTTGGCGCCGAAGCTCCAGGTGGCAGCCGTCAATGACACGGACGCAACCGGCGGAAACATGAAGTATCAGTTCAAGATCGCCACTGGATCCGATGCAAAATCGGGAGCCGTGGTCACGTCGGGCTGGATCACAGCGGTGAATGGGATCGCGTCGTGGACCGTGCCAGCCGGGACGTTGCAGGACGGCGGCGTGTACTCCTGGACGGTAGCGACCTACGACGGGCAGGACAAGAACTACGCAAACACATGGGTGAAACGAATACGCGCGGATCTTCGGTTGGGTGCAAATGGACCCTCACCGTATGACTCGGCTGGGGGCATCAACGTCAACCTCGCGAACGGGAATGGGAACTTGTCCTTCTCCTCTCCCACTGTTCGGACGCTTGGTGGAGAAATGGGCATGTCGTTCTCCTACAACACGCAGGAGGTGCCAAACGCCAACAAGGGGCTCACTGCTGAGTACTTCGACGCACGCGTCAACGGCGTAGTCCCATCGGCGCCATCCGGATACACGTTTGACAATAAAACGCCGGTGCTCGTGCGGACTGACCCATCAGTGTCATTCCAATGGGGTACCAACGCACCTGCAGACGCTGTGCCGACTGATCACTTCCTGACGCGCTGGTCAGGGTTCTTGACCTTGCCTGCGAGCTACGTCGGAAAGAACCTCACTTTCGGCGCAAACCACGACGATGGGCTCAAGCTGCGCTACGGCGGGCAAGAGCTCGTCTCGAAGTGGCAAGGCGGAGGGTGGACCACTGCCGCGTCGACCACAGTGGCGGGGGTCGGTGAAGCAGTGCCAATTCAGATCGAGTACTACGAACAGACCGGCGCTGCCTACGTAGAGCTATGGGTCGAATACACCGCCGAAGGCGCCACTGCGCCGACCCGTACTCTCTTGCAGCCAAATTGGTTTACCAAGAAGGTGCAGACCCTGCCGGTCGGCTGGGGTTCCTCCACTCCCATCGGAGGTGCCACCTCCCGCTGGGTGACAGCGATGATCACGGACTCCTCAGTAGTCCTAACCGACTCAGCAGGTAAAGCGCACACGTACTCGAAGACTTCCAGTGGCGGATACACGCCACCAGCCGGTGAATACGGCACAGTGTCACTCGACGGCAATGGATGGGTTGTACTGTCCGATGAGGACGGGACCGTCTACCAGTTCGGCAAAGAGGGGCGGGTCGTAAGTGCGACGCCATCTGCTGACATTAAGAAGTCCGCGTCTCCACAGGTCCAGTTGGGCGCGAATGGTGTCGCGCAAGCAGTCGTGGATCCTGTCTCTAAAAGCGGCACAGAATATCTGCGCAAGATCATGTTCACGTATCAGAACGGACAGCAATCCACATGTCCTGAGAGGACCGGCGAGGGATTCGCCAAAGCTCCGGTCGACATGCTCTGCGAAGTTGCGTACCCAGACGGATCGAGCACGCAAGTCTTCTATAACGCTAACGGTCAACTGGCCGCGATCGTCGACCCGGGCGACGCACTGACCCTGTTCGGTTACGGCTCAAACGGTCTGCTCGCGCAGGTAAGGGGCGTGGACGCGAATGACTCCCGCCCCCTGACTACTGCGACGCTCTCGACCGATAAAGCGACCGTTGCCATCACGTACGCGGACAGCGATGGTCGGAAGAAGATTGCATCTATCAAGCTTCCGGCTCCCGATGGTGTGACATCGAGTACGCGGCCGACTCGAAGCTATGACTACAGCATTCAAGGTAAGACCGTCGTAACCTCAGCGGGCACTGCTGGCCCGGTGAGCACGGTCATGTACGACGAAGCGTGGCGGCAGACAAGTGTGATGTCCGCCATGGGAGCGACGTCCACGCGCGTGTGGGACCCGATTAAGGATCTTGTCCTTTCCAGTACTGAGTCCAACGGTCTCGCGTCGACACGGATCTATGACAACACGGATCGCCCGATTGAGGGATACGGGCCGGGCCCCGTTGCCTGCTTCGGCGCTGACCGCAAGCCGCTCGCAAACTCCGCTAGCCTCGCAGCCTGCGGAATAGTCCCCGCAAAAAGTTCCACCTCGTACGACGGAGGAATGAACGGTCTCCAAGCTGCGTACTACACGAACACGAAGAGCCTTTCTGGAAAGCCCGCCGCCTACGCACTTGGCATCGGAACCGCGGACGGCACGGTGAACAGGGACTGGGGCACGAGTGCGCCTGCGGCCGGTGTGTCTGCTGACGGGTTCTCGATCCGCCTAATGGGTCTCGTTACGTTCCCCCAGGCCGGAACGTACACACTTCGCTCGTACAGCGACGATGGCGTTCGGATCTGGCTCAACGATGTCCTCCAGGTCAACCGTTGGGTCGACCAAGGTGCCACCGACTCCGACAGTCAACCGTTCACGGTCGCTGCGGGTGAGACCCGACGTATTCGCCTGGAGTACTTCGAGAACTCGGGTGCCGCACTACTTAACCTGCAATGGAAGACCCCTGGCGCGTCCAGCTTTGCGTTGATACCTGGGGCTCAGTTGCGGCCGGACTACGGATTAGTTACGCAGAGTGTTTCTGAGGACGTCGGTGCGCCGTCGGTCGTGACGGCGACCTCCTACCAGAACCCTTGGACGGGTCAAGCCACGTCCACCTCCGTCGATCCGGCTGGTTTGAACCTCACGACAAGAACTGGATTCGAAGATCCTGCAAGTAGCGCCCTCTGGATGCGACCGATATCACGCACCCTCCCCGCGGCCGTCGCAGCTAACAACGTGTCCGATGCGACAAGCACGAAACGTGTCTACTACAGCGACCTCGGTCAGATAACTACGAACACGTGCGGCGTCGTAAACGTCGCTCAGTACGGGATGCTGAAGTCGCTCACCGGACCTACGCCGGCCAGCGGCGCCGCAGTAACGACTTCCTACGTGTACGACGTTCTCGGGCGAGTGGTCGGGACGAAAGTGTCGGGGGATTCGGGGTGGTCGTGTACGACCTACGACGCCCGCGGTCGGGTGGTCGCCCAGACGATCAAGGGGGCGACGAGCGCAGCTACACGAACAATGACGACGACGCACATTCCGAATCTGAACGGGAGCACGACCTCGATAACCGGGCCGCCGATTGCGGGGTCCAATACATCAGCCATCAGCACGTCGGTCGACTTCCTCGCCAGAGTGACTTCCTACAGCGACGTGTGGGGAACCGTGACAACGCCCACCTACGAGCCGCTGACCGGCCGGCTCACCAAGGTCACCACCACTGCCGTCGGGTTGCCGACTGCAGTCACGGATTACGCCTATGACCTCGACGGCAAGGTCACCTCCGTCACGTACAACGGGCAGACCTACGCATCGCCAACATATGACGCGATGCAACAGCTTGAGCAAGTTGCTTATCTGGGTGGCTCGGCCGTCTCAATCGGACGAGACCGGCGCGGGCTGATCCAGAGCCAGAGCTGGACATTCGACAATGCCGCGCCCGTCTCCGATACTGTTTCTCGATCCCGAGCGGGAAGGATTACCGGAGAGTTGCTGAGCCGGCCAGGCACTGCCCAGCTTCAATCCAGCTACACGTACGATGCAGCTGGACGGCTCAGCGTGGCAAACATTCCCGGACATAGGCTCGACTACGGCTACAGCGCAACCATCGATTGCGGAGCAAACTTGGCTGCGGGCAAATCCGGGAATCGCACGAGTCTGACCGATAGGCGCTACGACCCCATCCTTGGGGAAATTGTGAAAAATGCGCGCTATTGCTTCGACTGGGCTGATCGACTCACGTCGAGTTCTGTCTCTACCAGCGTCATCGGAGCTAACCGCGGTGTTCCCGGCTCCGACCTCGATGATGCCAGCCTCACCGAAGCAGAGCTGGCGTACGATCAACGCGGCAACACGACTCGTCTAGCGGACATGCTGCTGTCGTATGACTCCAGTAACCGACACGTCCAAACTACCTACGACAACGGCACCGTCGTCTCGATCAGTCGAGACCCCGCGGGACGCATCGCAGCACGAACAGTAGCGCCTGGCGGAGGCGTTACGGCTATGACTACTAAGTACCTTTACTCAGGCGCCGGCGATGCGCCGTGGGCTATTGTTCCCAGTAACGGGCCCGCCTCCACGGTGCTTTCGCTCCCTGGCGGAGTGAGCGTTGATATTCCCTCGGCTGGTGTGGCGACGTGGTCCTACCCTTCAATCCAGGGCCACACCTTAGTCACTGGCGACGGACAAACGACCAGTGATCTCAAGCTCTATGATCCAGACGGCCGGTCCGTTGACCCGGAAGGCTACTCAGCCGAAATCGCCGAGCAGGGTGACTCAGGGGCTGTCGATGACACATCTGGATGGCACGAGTCCGGCCAGAAGATCATCGAGACGTCAGGCTCGATGATGATCATCGAAATGGGCGCACGGCTTTACGTCCCAGCTCTCGCGCGGTTCTTGCAGATCGATCCCATAGATGGAGCCGGCGTCAATAGCTACGCGTGGCCCACAGATCCAATTGGCGCGCATGATCTGAGCGGGCTGCGGCCGATCGGCGCTTGTGATTACGCCGGACAGTGCAAATCGACAACCAGTCTGACGTTGAAGAGCGGAGATGTTCTGGAGAAAGGGCGGTCATATACGCGCTCGGGAAGTGTCGGATCGGCTCGGATCGAAGTGAAGATCGAGTGGGTGGGCAGAGGCTGGCGCGTGATTGTGCCGCGGGACCAGTTGTATTTGACTTCGCGAGGCGGATTTGTGCAGTTCGTGAAGTTCGATGACATCATCCGAATTACTGGTCCCGCCGTTGACACCCCTGCGATGCGGCAGCAGTGGGATTGTCACAGTTGGGGCGGCCCAATGGATGGTCTCACGAACAATCCGGAGTGGGATCTGGAGTTCGTCCGTAGATCGAATCCCGGCTGGGGTACGCCTGTCGAAGCTTTTAGCAACTACTGGAAGGCCGGGCGCATGCCCGGAGGCGTCTGCAACTGGGGTGGGTAA